Below is a window of Solirubrobacterales bacterium DNA.
TTTGTGGATCGAAGTCAGAACGGCGTCTGCGCCGAGTTCCAGCGCGCTGCGCGGAACGTCCTTGTGTCGTCCAAAGTGCGAGCCCCAAGATTGATCGACGAGTAGCGGAAGACAATGTTCATGTGCGATTCCAGCCAGCGCGGCAACGTCGGCGCACGTGCCGTAGTAGGTCGGCGAGACGATGAAGACTGCCCGTGCGTCGGGATTCTTGGCGAGCGTGCTCGTCAGGTCGTCCGGGAGAACACCGTGCGCGATCTGCAGGTCGTGGTCCACGTGGGGCGAGACGAAGGCCGGTATGCCGCCACTGAGCACGAGCCCGTCCACGACCGAACCGTGCGAATTCCGCTGCACAACGACTCGCGCGCCGAGCGGTGCGAGCGCCAGCGCAAGGGCATGGTTGCCCTGGGTCGCGCCGTTGGTCAGAAACCACGTTTGCTTGGCGCCGAAGGACCCCGCGGCAAGCAGCTCGGCTTCGTCGGCGGGGGTGGGGTACCCGCCAACGTCGATCCCATGCATGTCGCGCGGGATGTCGTACTTCAGCGCATCCGCAAGATGCTCGCGGAGCTTTGGGTCGGCACCGAAGCCGCCCTTGTGCCCGGGCACATGAAAGCGCGCCGGGTCACGATCGCCATAGGCGATCAGTGCATCGAGATAGGGCGTGCTGTCCTGCTCGCGCGCCAGGGCCAGCGCCTTAGAGACGGTCGCGAACGGAGTCGACCTTGTCGGCGAGCGTCTGGTCCGGCTTGTCGGATGGTTCGTCGAGCTTCAGGACTGTGTAGACGCGGGGGATGCCCAGCTCGAGAGGAATCTTGTGGAGCTCCGCAGCGAGGGCAAAGATGTCGTCTGCCGTGCCCTCGAGCGAGGTGCCCATCCCGTGCAGCTGAAAGGCGACCTTTGACTGCTGCGAAAGCCTGCGTT
It encodes the following:
- a CDS encoding MTH1187 family thiamine-binding protein, with product MATADITILGLRTGPDSHASEYIAEIQRRLSQQSKVAFQLHGMGTSLEGTADDIFALAAELHKIPLELGIPRVYTVLKLDEPSDKPDQTLADKVDSVRDRL